Proteins from a single region of Caloramator sp. E03:
- a CDS encoding MBOAT family O-acyltransferase, whose protein sequence is MLFNSVDFAVFFPFVVFIYFIIPKRFRWIWLLISSYIFYMSYSIKYTIFLVISTLVTYLSGILIERTDNIKDERKRHWLKKTWVFLSFAINLGILFVFKYSNFFNSLMQKFLSNFNISYNTTKFNYLLPLGISFYTFQALSYTIDVYRKDVKVQRNLGKYALFVSFFPQVIAGPIGKSKHLLHQFDETYSFNYDRIKNGLLLMLWGFFQKLFVADRLAILVNTVYNDPSKFKGFEIITANIFFAFQIYCDFCGYSDIARGIAEILGIRLYKNFERSYFSKSIKEFWRRWHISLSTWFRDYLYIPLGGSRCSKLRNYINIMIVFLVSGLWHGAAVNFIIWGALHGIYLILSDLLKPVKKSIIKKLDIKTNTFSYKLFQIIITFILVDFAWIFFKADSFSKAKMIIKNMNYFNPFVFINGDIYKLGLDSKDFFIALLGIAVILIINILQRNKSLRHELSKQNSAFRWALYFAAILVLLIFGIYGPAYSAKQFIYSQF, encoded by the coding sequence TTGCTTTTTAATTCGGTTGATTTTGCAGTTTTTTTCCCTTTTGTTGTTTTCATATATTTTATCATACCTAAAAGGTTTAGATGGATTTGGTTACTTATTTCAAGCTATATTTTTTATATGAGCTACAGCATAAAATATACGATATTTTTAGTTATATCCACATTAGTTACATATTTAAGTGGTATTTTAATTGAAAGAACAGACAATATTAAAGATGAAAGAAAACGTCATTGGCTAAAAAAGACATGGGTATTTTTAAGTTTTGCAATCAACTTAGGAATATTGTTTGTATTTAAATACAGTAATTTTTTTAATAGTCTTATGCAAAAATTTCTTTCTAATTTTAATATCTCATATAATACAACTAAATTTAACTATCTTCTTCCCCTTGGTATTTCCTTTTATACATTTCAAGCCTTAAGCTATACCATTGATGTATACCGAAAGGATGTTAAGGTTCAAAGGAATTTGGGAAAATACGCTCTATTTGTATCCTTTTTCCCACAAGTTATAGCAGGTCCCATAGGAAAATCAAAGCACTTGCTGCACCAATTCGATGAAACTTACTCCTTTAATTATGATAGAATTAAGAATGGCTTACTTCTTATGCTTTGGGGATTTTTTCAAAAGCTTTTTGTTGCAGACAGATTAGCCATTTTAGTGAACACTGTATATAATGATCCTTCTAAATTTAAAGGCTTTGAGATAATTACTGCGAATATATTTTTCGCCTTTCAAATATACTGTGACTTTTGCGGATATTCAGACATTGCAAGAGGAATAGCAGAGATTTTAGGAATTAGACTATATAAAAACTTTGAAAGGTCGTACTTTTCAAAATCCATAAAGGAATTTTGGAGAAGATGGCACATTTCTCTTAGCACTTGGTTTAGAGACTACCTATATATCCCATTAGGAGGAAGCAGATGTAGCAAATTAAGAAATTATATTAATATTATGATTGTCTTTTTAGTTAGTGGGCTTTGGCACGGCGCTGCTGTTAACTTTATAATCTGGGGTGCTCTTCACGGGATTTATTTAATACTTTCAGATCTTTTAAAACCTGTTAAAAAAAGTATTATTAAAAAACTTGATATAAAAACTAATACTTTTAGCTACAAACTCTTTCAAATAATTATTACCTTTATTTTAGTTGATTTTGCATGGATATTTTTTAAAGCCGATTCCTTTTCAAAGGCAAAAATGATTATAAAAAATATGAATTATTTTAATCCCTTTGTATTTATAAATGGGGATATATATAAATTAGGATTGGATTCTAAAGACTTTTTTATAGCTCTACTTGGAATAGCCGTAATTTTAATTATCAACATACTACAAAGAAATAAAAGTCTCCGTCATGAACTATCAAAACAAAACAGTGCATTCAGATGGGCTTTATATTTTGCAGCAATCTTAGTTTTATTAATCTTTGGAATATATGGACCTGCCTATAGTGCTAAGCAGTTTATTTATTCTCAGTTTTAG
- a CDS encoding transposase, producing the protein MPRMARMKSFDCIYHVMVKSIVEAPLFKDDDDKIKFMEFVKKSQEQFEFKVYSYCLMDNHAHFIIDANGADISKIMHFINYKYAIYYNKRHQRIGHLFHDRFKSLIVDNDRYLFALTAYVHFNATDIKGYETTPQDYRFSSLGIFLAEKKDEFELIDDSFILSMFSLKEAAARAMYRDFIFKVKSVIDAKKEEFKNEPTEYRSMRRVLVRDLSPEKIIEIISERFNIDKLMLKIKRAKGAKEAKAILCFVLRKFCDLKCSDICKILGSIGQANVSRLCSLGAELIKEERYRAIAEEVLTVGS; encoded by the coding sequence ATGCCAAGAATGGCAAGAATGAAGTCATTTGATTGCATCTATCATGTTATGGTTAAAAGCATTGTTGAGGCCCCTCTTTTTAAAGACGATGATGATAAAATAAAGTTTATGGAATTTGTTAAAAAATCTCAGGAACAGTTCGAGTTTAAAGTTTATTCCTACTGTCTTATGGATAACCACGCCCACTTCATAATAGACGCAAATGGTGCGGACATATCGAAGATAATGCACTTTATCAACTACAAATATGCAATCTATTACAACAAAAGGCACCAAAGAATAGGGCACCTTTTCCACGATAGATTTAAAAGCCTTATAGTTGATAATGACAGATATCTTTTTGCCTTAACAGCCTACGTTCACTTTAACGCAACGGATATAAAGGGCTATGAAACAACTCCACAGGATTATCGCTTTTCATCTTTGGGGATATTTTTAGCAGAAAAGAAAGATGAGTTTGAACTTATAGATGACAGCTTTATACTTTCAATGTTTAGTCTTAAGGAAGCAGCTGCACGAGCAATGTATCGTGATTTTATATTTAAAGTAAAAAGTGTAATTGATGCAAAGAAGGAGGAGTTTAAAAATGAGCCTACGGAATACAGGAGTATGAGAAGGGTACTTGTAAGGGACTTATCCCCTGAGAAGATAATAGAGATAATATCAGAAAGGTTTAATATAGACAAATTAATGCTTAAGATAAAAAGGGCAAAGGGAGCGAAGGAGGCAAAGGCGATACTTTGTTTTGTATTAAGGAAGTTTTGTGATTTAAAATGCTCTGATATATGCAAGATACTTGGCAGTATAGGGCAAGCGAACGTATCGAGGCTATGCTCTTTAGGGGCTGAGCTTATAAAGGAGGAGAGGTATAGAGCAATAGCGGAGGAGGTACTGACTGTAGGTTCATGA